GAGTCAGTTCAAGAATAGtgcattaggtaagttcataggaaATAGAGGTGGGTCATAGAACTTTTCTAAACATGCATTTTCACACAACTACACCTATATCTAGTAATCAAGTTCCTAGGAAAAAGAGGTGCATCATACATACttttaaataccaagtctttcctagctaGAACTTTTTATAAACATGCACTTTCACACAACTACACCTATATCCGGTAATTAAGGAACCAAAAATAATATCTAatagtgaaaatttattttttgatgcGAAAGATCAGACAATGTTGCAACCACAAAGTTTACTaataaaattaactatttttcaTTAAGGATTTAATACCAATTATTAGAGACACTGAGTAATATTCCACACAAGTgtagtttcaataattaacacCTATAACAAATTAAAACTACCCAAATCTGcagcaaaaagaaaatcaatagaATAGAGAATACACTAAATTTACAAAGTTCAACAAATTACCTACATCCTTGAACACCTGACACCCAAAAAAATAcaaactaataaaattttaattaaaaaatttctgaaaatatACTCAAAGTATAATGatgaaggaaaataaattttaaaatgcttTTAAAACAATCCGTTAAGGCCTTATATATATAGAGCCGGAAAGGCAACATAAACTATCCTTTATCAATGTGGGTTTTTAAGGAGCGAAAAACAACTTCAAAACTTTAGTAAAACTTAGGTTATCTCATTTTCTAAAGTATTTTCATACAAGTTCATATGTGGACATGTTTTGATATCGATGCAGGTCATAATCTtttgaacataattaaaaacactaaaatattaaaatgatgataaaaaCATGTGTCCAAAACCAATATTTATTCGAATCCAGTAACACTGATAACGATGACAAATAGCAAGGCGTCGGTTCTTTAGCCAGAACTAAATCCATAATCCAAGTGTAGGAAGAAACATTGTCGGGTTTTGGACTACACACAAGTTTAAACCAACGTAATTAGCAGTTTATGCAGCAGCATCGGCTGGAGGAGCTTCGTATGCTGGGGCATTAGCACCAGCAGGGCCAGAAGCAGGGGCATCACCACCAGAATAGTCGGCATCTAGAGAGTCAGCAGCGGGTTCGTCCGCCGCTGGGCCTTCGCTTGGGTCCTCGCTTGGTTCCTCACTTGGGCCCTCGCTTTCATTTGGACTCTCGACACCAGGGGAAAAAGCAAGGTCGCTAGCTGGGCCACCTGCGGGGCTGGCAGCAGGAGAAGAAGATGGCGACGCGGAAGGTGAAGAATTGGCAGCAAATGCCCCAACAACAGCCATGAAAGCAAGGGCAATGACAAATACTTggcgtgccatctttctttgcttttcttgtgtgttatttcctttatttaatttattaatattaaataagttaattgatGCAGTAGTCTCTCTAAGATAGAGAAAAGCACTGCAAAACTGGTGATTAGTTAAGGCACAGGTTTAAATAAACGGTAACAAGAGAAATGAAAGGGAAATCAATAGATTTTTGAGAGGTTGGCCGAGTTTCATGCTTTATTTGTGGAAGAAATTCAACATTGAACACCTCACatttttaacaaaacatgttATTGCATTGTTTTTCACTTCAATGCACAAtagaaattttgagaaataaagaGATAATTTGTTTGTTTGTGTTCTACGTACAATATTTTTCCTTCTAAATACAACATTTTTAATCTTGATTTCAAGATTTCATTTTAGGGTTCTTGAGTTTGAATTTTGACACAGAGGAAAGATTAATtgcatttcttttatttacatataaatatttttttatgtttctatAATTAACTCTTCTCAATAACATCTTCTTTTAATGTCGACATGAATAATCAACAAAAATAGGGGTTATATAATCTCAATTAATAAGAATGATGTTTCCcactattttatgaaaaatgtgtTTATATATCATAGATTTTCACCGGATAGCAAGCAAAATCAATTATATAGTTTTGAAAACCAAGATGTTAAAAGGAAATTTCATTTCTTTCTCACCAAAGAATTTTTCTAGAATGTCACCTAAATCAAGAGATAAAAAGAGAGAGACACTTTCTTCGTATCAATAAAATTACGAAATTTCTATCCAAAAAGAACAGAAGGAAGGGAATTCATTGCCTTCAAATCCAAAATTGTTCCAAGATAAAAAGAGGAAACATTTCTGTTGTTTGGTGggactaatatatatatatatattcaagccgaaatgaaaaaaatttctttaagagataagagataaatcataaattttaaaaggattaaaatgtaaatttatcattatattaagttataatttttttaattgtgaaGGGGCTACAAGATAATTTTTCCACCTATCCCTTAACTATGCTCTGAGTATatcttataataattaaaaatttaaatcaaattctgtttttaacgACTTGATTTTCAAAGGTATTGGAAAATTTAGTTTTAaccaaatttaattaatcaaattattaaataatttataatagaaTAATTACATATAGAGTATAAAAATGAGGGTCAAATTAGTGAGTGTGATTGAATTAATGTGGttattaaaaatagtatagaaattaaattgtaaaaataattattaatgatttttaaattaaaaaaaaacacctagttaaaaattaaattagggaCTATATAACAAATAGATGAAGTTAGCATTAAATTAGTGGAATGtgatgattgaatttactcatcATTACTAATGTGATTTTCATTAAATAATCACtttatactaattaattaataaagattaattaaatttaatgttgcAAAGTGGTCATTTATGCAATGGCGAACTCAACCTGCAAAGTTGCTATAACACCCATTACCCATATGcgacgccgggatagggttcgaggcgttatcgGACTTAAAAGtacacaatttcatgaaattgggccataaaatttaatttaaattaaaatcattcaatcacatgcataatgtcccttacacgagctaccgaggctctaaacatgcattaaaggcggtttgggactaaaccaagaactttggaaagctttgggaaaacttagaaaatttttcaagaaacaaggtcacacacccatggggacacaggaacatgcccgtgtgtcttcaacacgcccgtgtcctcaggccgtataactctttgtttatgacgtcagcaaaacaaattgaaccacacggccaggccacacgcctgtgtgctaggccgtgtcctccacacggctgagacacatagtTGTGTCTccgcccgtgtggctagcacttaggctattttccaagtctttttgttaccattaatacctcacagacttaaatacattatagacaCATATAATGTAGCATCAAgaaaatgattaaacatcctccatTAAGACTCAATTGTAATATTCATATGTCACCATACATGTGTTTTgcttactcattttataccaagtcTAAACATGCCAATTCACAATGAATTGAACATGTCATTTTGATTATCACTTATACACTTATACCATGCTTGCctaagtcattccacaccaatctCATGTTCAAGCATTATTGACTTATTGCCATATCACACTTTTATTCTCTGATTATAACCACTTCGAGTGGTCATAAGACATTCATCAAACACACATATCGTAATACTAACCATTcatatcaaacaaatataatcacatgacCACATCTCAAGGCATTCGTACTTAgcttggataaataggcttacaagccatgaccatcataagccacatctcatggctatatacaatgtactaatataagccaacatcttggTATGAAAATgagaggggtaagctttatagcttagtaagaccgtatgaaaataataagtaatttatcAACTTGTTTCTCAAGGTAATAAAACCCTATTTGCATTTCTACTTATGTCctagtcaagctattttctcaagtcatagttactaaattatttatatctggagctacgaaactccaaactaagatccgctaatttttcctgaaactagacttatatatcttcttaccataaaattttcagaatttttggtctatccaataagtacattttattccttaaatttacccCCTTTTCGCTGTTTGATAGTTCTAgtccctcttcactaaaaaataattatctcataatacgggactcggatgatgttcctgtctatttttcttgaaaatagactcattaataattctaagcatataaattataacccataactatttttttacaattttcaatgattttctcaaatacGAATAGGGTATTTCGAGatcattctaactctgtctcacaacaatttaaatatttcatattatgaaattcttttgcttacaccgtttcttttatgtgaaactagactcattaagatttaatttcatattgatCTTTAAAGTCATACAATGGCtgttgtccaacactgttttggtgcaatataatgataactatcataagttcactttcgactaatcatgaactcaccgtTTCATGCATTCCATGTTCAAATGCACaatataagttaacatgatattgcaacaaaatttataatcataattcatacatcttagctcactGATGTCTCAACTTTTCAAAGTCTCAATAgccataagcttagtgtacatacctgtactcatcgtaatatatcatataaccatacctctttaacataCCCTCCTAGGGACTTTCATCACTTCTATTGcattactcgttgaacactcggaatactattggatacacgggaAGTTTGCACCTAAGTGCCATGTAAGAAGCTAGAGCTACCTCATACTATGTAATGCTCGcattttgagctactcacgggcctatTCATCAGTTAGTACCCGTACCCCATAGCACTATCATATAACACccgctcattgagctactcacgggtctgtacaAAAAGTCAGCACCCAGACCATATCGCGTTGACATGAAATGCTCGCTCAACGAGTTACTCATGGGTTTGGTCACGAAGTCAGTACCCagacccacattacatataacatttatctcatgaactcagacacaactcatgagttcagaccacatagTTCCTCATGATATACCTTTTGTATCCAAtactattcctgaggttcaaCGGAATTTCATATCTAACTCGATGTCATCGCACTTGCTCATAATGTAGGTTACTCTTATATCACATTATTTATACTTTTGTGGTAACAAGTAAGATTATGATACATGataacaataaaacatttaaacatatatatatcacctatTTCCTATATCACTTGTCATATATCATcgttttcttgcatttcatgtaacattcttccatgtcatatttccacatcatgtacaccattccatcaacttttccaatgcattcaatcatacaatttatgcaataatagtaaagaattacaattcaaacataatattacattattattatcatacgaacttacctcgaatctaAGCACGGCTaattgtttcattttagtccataatctcgtactttctcgatttaagcccgaatcttgattttcttgatctaaaataataaaatccactacattaatcatcatattaaccaatacattccataatttatactttggccaaatgaccattttgcccctagactttcacaaaattacgatttacccctaggctcgtaaatcgattttcatctaattttctcactaaccaagcctagccaaattctttttatactagaagaaGCCCACAATTCcaattttcacacatttacaacctattttttaaacttcacaaaatggtccttttaggtgttttcatgaaaatcctttcacaaaagttgtttattacacagccaagactcattttcttccataaaaattcagcaaaaaaaaaacataaattctctcatggtaaaaccttagactttcaaccattttgaaaaataatcccccccttagctagattaagctacaagggttccaaaaatataaaaatcaacaaaaacaaccacaaatttcACTTACAAGCAAAGGATTTAAGTTGTAGAAAATTTGAGCTTCAAAACCCCCATGTTTGCTACCATTTTCGgtggttgaagaagaagaaataaaaaagataacaacctttttttccttattttattttattaccaaaaaagtCACCTAATGCCACCAACctttgacttttcaaaatttttttgtcCCTATGGCCTGCCATCACTCCCCAAAAaggcctatttgcactttaaagacctccaattttggttccctagctatttaacatatttgggcagtaaaacaaaacttttgtcatttatgcgatttagtcttttttcgcaattaagctcacaaacactaaaattaattcaccaaaattttcatgcactcatataatcatgctatagcacataaaataatattaaaataatttattgacatcagatttgtggttctgaagccattgtttcgactaggccgaaaattgggctgttacagttgCAAGCTCAACTCAAGTTGTGAGCTCAAACAAGTATGTGAGGTCTACACTTGCGAGCTCACCTACATATGCGAACTCATCAAACCTGCTAGCTCAACTAAAGTTGTGAGCACATTAAAGTGTGAGCTATTAAGGTTTTTGGTGAACCCCTAGTTAAAGTGCGAGCAAGGTTCACATATTTTGATATCAATGTTTtgtttaatatgcttatttgAGTTTACTTATCAAAGAAAGAAACGTTAGTATTGATGTGATGTTTTTAGGTACTGATTTACCTATCAGTTTGTGTGttagttttaacttttcattttcaaGGTGGCTTAGTGGGATTTGTTGATTATTTGTAACCActacacctatatatatatatattgtaattcaTGTGAAATTaaagatgatgataatttgaTAACAATTCATAAAATCTGTTAAGTATTTTCCTTGttttctctcttatttttatTGTCATATTCTCTCAACTTCTTGGTATCAGGAGCCTAAGTCTTTAAGGGCATTGTGTGTTTTTTTCTTGTTGAAAAGAGTGTTGATTGCATCTTGTTTGTATTGCAATGTCAGCTAGAATTTTTACACCACTTTCACCTCTTATCTTTGCTGAAGAAATCTACCATATTTGGGTAGTGAAGATGAAAATGTATCTTCAGGCATATGACTTGTGAGAAGTTGTTTATTTAGATTGAGAACCACCACCTTTGCGAGCTAATCCAAATATAGTTCAAATTAGACAACATAGCGATAAGGCTGTTAAGAAGTATAAGGCTTTATCTTGCCTTCAAAATGGTGTGTCTAATGTTATTTTTACGAGAATTATGGCTTGTGAAACTCCAAAACAAGCCTGGGATAAGTTGAAAAAGGAGTTCAAGGGGACTGAGAAGATAAGGTAGCAACAACTTTTGAATTTGAGGAAAGACTTTCAAAACCTGAAGATGAAGGAGATGGAAACAATCAAATAGTATGCAAACAAGATCATGTCCATTGTCAACAATTTAAGGCTACTTGGCGATCAGTTCAATGATCGAAGGATTATTGAAAAAATCATCACAACATTGCCAGAGAAGTATGAGTCCAAGATCTCATCCTTAAAGGACTCGAGAGACTTGACAACAATTTCTCTGTCAGAGCTCATAAATGCTCTATATGCTTAGGACCAAAGAAGAGCGAGCAGAGATGAGGGGCACGCAGAAGGTGCTTACCAagcaagaaagaaaaagagtccATGTTCTTCAAGCAACGAGTGCAAGAAGAAATGGAATCAAACAAAAGAGAGGTAAAAAAGAGATGGTAAGAAGAAAAAGTATCCATCATGCTCAAACTGTAAAAAGATGGGTCATTCAGAAAAGTTTTGTTAGACCAGGCTTGGTGTGTAATGTAAAAACTGTAAGCAATTTGGCCATGATTTTAGAATTTGTAAAAACAAAGTGCAGCAGCAGTCTAATTAGGCTCAAGCTGCTAATGAAAATCAAGCTTAAGAGGAGCTCGCATTCACTGCTTCATGCTTTCATAGTCAATAACCAAGACAAGAGAAAATTGTTGATTGATAGTGGTTGTACAAACCATATGGTTTCAgat
The sequence above is drawn from the Gossypium hirsutum isolate 1008001.06 chromosome A05, Gossypium_hirsutum_v2.1, whole genome shotgun sequence genome and encodes:
- the LOC121228964 gene encoding classical arabinogalactan protein 11 produces the protein MARQVFVIALAFMAVVGAFAANSSPSASPSSSPAASPAGGPASDLAFSPGVESPNESEGPSEEPSEDPSEGPAADEPAADSLDADYSGGDAPASGPAGANAPAYEAPPADAAA